A window from Azoarcus sp. DD4 encodes these proteins:
- the glyS gene encoding glycine--tRNA ligase subunit beta produces the protein MTANTLLVELLTEELPPKALPRLGETFATRIAEGLKARGLAAADASFRWFASPRRIAIVMPGVAAEAAAKEITEKLMPVAVALDAEGKPTPALLKKMEAKGIPAAAVAGFERRLDGKAEALFHTATVAGAKLAEVLAAIVHDAVKALPIPKVMRWGDGDATFVRPVHKLVMLHGAEVVPGRVLDLDAGRTTRGHRFMSRGEIDIATADAYEPTLLAEGKVVPDFAGRRADIERQLLAEAARQGALLDDYADLLDEVTALVEHPTVYVGEFEAEFLAVPQECLILTMRANQKYFPLFDAAGKLQNRFLIVSNMRMEDPVNIVTGNARVVRPRLSDARFFFETDKKHKLDSRLPRLANVVYHNKLGSVLERVERLEALAGKIAARLSADEVAARRAARLAKADLVTEMVGEFPELQGIMGRYYALHDGEGAVVADAVQAHYQPRFAGDALPAGNVASAVALADKLDALVGFFGIGMVPTGDKDPFALRRAALGVLRILMEAPLPLDLAALVADAAAGFKPGLLTADGFQAQLLDFMRERLKNLLRENGGEVAAVDAVLALAPTRIDLVPAKLAAVEAFRALPEAEALAAANKRIVNILKKAEGTPGEPDVALLQEDAEKALFHRVIEIAPLVRSHVNNEDYTDALCVLAGLRAEVDAFFDGVMVMAEEPLTRQNRLALLAQLAGLMNQVADISRLSA, from the coding sequence ATGACGGCCAATACCCTGCTCGTCGAACTGCTCACCGAGGAACTGCCGCCCAAGGCGCTGCCGCGCCTGGGTGAAACCTTCGCCACCCGGATCGCCGAAGGCCTCAAGGCGCGCGGGCTCGCCGCCGCCGACGCCTCCTTCCGCTGGTTCGCCAGCCCGCGCCGCATCGCCATCGTGATGCCGGGCGTCGCCGCCGAAGCTGCCGCCAAGGAAATCACCGAAAAGCTGATGCCGGTCGCGGTCGCCCTCGATGCCGAAGGCAAGCCGACCCCTGCGCTGCTGAAGAAGATGGAAGCCAAGGGCATCCCCGCCGCTGCGGTCGCCGGCTTCGAGCGTCGCCTGGACGGCAAGGCCGAGGCGCTGTTCCACACCGCCACAGTGGCCGGCGCCAAGCTCGCCGAGGTGCTCGCCGCCATCGTGCACGACGCGGTCAAGGCGCTGCCCATCCCCAAGGTGATGCGCTGGGGCGATGGCGACGCCACCTTCGTGCGCCCGGTGCACAAGCTGGTGATGCTGCATGGCGCCGAGGTGGTGCCGGGCCGGGTGCTCGACCTCGATGCCGGCCGCACGACCCGCGGCCACCGCTTCATGAGCCGCGGCGAGATCGACATCGCTACCGCCGACGCCTACGAGCCGACCCTGCTCGCCGAAGGCAAGGTGGTGCCGGACTTCGCCGGGCGCCGTGCCGACATCGAGCGCCAGCTGCTGGCCGAGGCTGCCCGGCAGGGCGCGCTGCTGGATGACTACGCCGACCTGCTCGACGAGGTCACCGCGCTGGTCGAGCATCCGACGGTGTACGTCGGAGAATTCGAAGCCGAATTCCTCGCCGTGCCGCAGGAATGCCTGATCCTGACGATGCGCGCCAACCAGAAGTATTTCCCGCTGTTCGACGCCGCCGGCAAGCTGCAGAACCGCTTCCTCATCGTCTCCAACATGCGCATGGAAGACCCGGTGAACATCGTCACCGGCAACGCCCGCGTGGTGCGCCCGCGCCTGTCGGACGCGCGCTTCTTCTTCGAGACCGACAAGAAGCACAAGCTCGACTCGCGCCTGCCGCGGCTGGCCAATGTGGTCTATCACAACAAGCTCGGCAGCGTGCTCGAACGCGTCGAACGCCTCGAAGCGCTCGCCGGCAAGATCGCCGCGCGGCTGTCCGCCGACGAGGTTGCCGCCCGTCGCGCCGCGCGTCTGGCCAAAGCCGATCTCGTTACCGAGATGGTGGGCGAGTTCCCCGAGCTGCAGGGCATCATGGGCCGCTACTACGCGCTCCACGACGGCGAAGGCGCGGTCGTCGCCGACGCGGTGCAGGCCCACTACCAGCCGCGCTTCGCCGGCGATGCGCTGCCGGCGGGCAATGTCGCCAGCGCGGTGGCGCTGGCCGACAAGCTCGACGCGCTGGTCGGCTTCTTCGGCATCGGCATGGTGCCGACCGGCGACAAGGACCCGTTCGCGCTGCGCCGTGCCGCGCTCGGCGTGCTGCGCATCCTGATGGAAGCGCCGCTGCCGCTGGATCTGGCAGCGCTGGTGGCGGATGCCGCCGCCGGCTTCAAGCCCGGCCTGCTCACCGCCGACGGCTTCCAGGCACAACTGCTCGACTTCATGCGCGAACGCCTGAAGAACCTGCTGAGGGAGAACGGCGGCGAAGTGGCCGCGGTGGACGCGGTGCTGGCGCTGGCGCCGACCCGCATCGACCTGGTGCCGGCCAAGCTCGCCGCGGTCGAGGCCTTCCGCGCGCTGCCGGAAGCCGAGGCGCTGGCCGCGGCCAACAAGCGCATCGTCAACATCCTCAAGAAGGCGGAGGGTACGCCGGGCGAGCCCGACGTCGCGCTGTTGCAGGAAGACGCCGAGAAGGCGCTGTTCCACCGCGTGATCGAGATCGCACCGCTGGTGAGGTCGCACGTGAACAACGAGGACTACACCGACGCGCTGTGCGTGCTCGCCGGCCTGCGTGCCGAGGTGGACGCCTTCTTCGACGGCGTGATGGTGATGGCCGAGGAGCCGCTGACGCGGCAGAACCGCCTCGCGCTGCTCGCCCAGCTCGCCGGCCTGATGAACCAGGTGGCCGACATCTCGCGGCTGTCTGCCTGA
- the gmhB gene encoding D-glycero-beta-D-manno-heptose 1,7-bisphosphate 7-phosphatase — protein sequence MKLIILDRDGVINYDSDQFIKSPDEWKPIPGSLEAIAKLNQWGWRVVVASNQSGVGRGLFGMDTLNAINDKMVKSLAQVGGRLDAIFFCPHAADSTCDCRKPKPGLFRQIAERFNVDLTAVPAVGDSLRDLQAGVAVGCQPYLVLTGKGLKTREDPALPEQTLVYPDLASVVADLTA from the coding sequence ATGAAGCTCATCATTCTCGACCGCGACGGCGTCATCAATTACGACTCCGACCAGTTCATCAAGTCGCCGGACGAATGGAAGCCCATCCCGGGCTCGCTGGAGGCGATCGCCAAGCTCAACCAGTGGGGCTGGCGGGTGGTGGTTGCGTCCAACCAGTCGGGCGTGGGCCGCGGACTCTTCGGCATGGATACGCTCAACGCCATCAACGACAAGATGGTGAAGAGCCTGGCCCAGGTCGGCGGCCGGCTCGACGCCATCTTCTTCTGCCCGCACGCCGCCGATTCCACCTGTGACTGCCGCAAGCCCAAGCCCGGCCTGTTCCGGCAGATCGCCGAGCGCTTCAACGTCGATCTCACCGCGGTGCCGGCCGTGGGCGACAGCCTGCGCGACCTCCAGGCCGGCGTGGCGGTAGGCTGCCAGCCCTACCTGGTGCTGACAGGCAAGGGCCTGAAGACGCGCGAGGATCCGGCGCTGCCCGAACAAACCCTCGTCTATCCCGATCTGGCCTCCGTGGTCGCCGATCTCACCGCCTGA
- a CDS encoding 1-acyl-sn-glycerol-3-phosphate acyltransferase, with protein MIFLRSFLFAIVLAVVTPPYAIIGMLMFPFSPHLRHRVITSWAPLVMWFVRHLLGIRYRVVGAENIPAGPAVILSKHQSAWETMALQVIFPPLCFVLKRELLKVPFFGWGLAQIPGIAIDRAAGKDALAQVVEQGRARLKEGFWVVVFPEGTRVAPGTTRRYKVGGTWLAKRAGVPVVPVAHNAGEFWRRNAFLKYPGEIVVSIGPVIEVKGAKVEQINRQAEEWIEGEMRRLFPHHYAGGEGVIVEDEPAGS; from the coding sequence GTGATCTTTCTGCGTTCCTTCCTGTTCGCCATCGTGCTCGCGGTGGTGACGCCGCCCTATGCCATCATCGGCATGCTGATGTTCCCGTTCTCGCCGCACCTGCGCCATCGCGTGATCACCTCGTGGGCGCCGCTGGTGATGTGGTTCGTGCGTCATCTGCTGGGCATCCGCTACCGCGTGGTCGGCGCCGAGAACATTCCCGCCGGGCCGGCGGTGATCCTCTCCAAGCACCAGTCCGCCTGGGAGACGATGGCACTGCAGGTGATCTTTCCGCCGCTGTGCTTCGTGCTCAAGCGCGAGTTGCTGAAGGTGCCGTTCTTCGGTTGGGGGCTGGCACAGATCCCGGGCATCGCGATCGACCGCGCCGCGGGCAAGGATGCGCTGGCGCAGGTGGTGGAGCAGGGGCGTGCCCGCCTGAAGGAAGGCTTCTGGGTGGTCGTGTTTCCGGAGGGAACGCGGGTGGCGCCGGGCACGACGCGCCGCTACAAGGTGGGCGGCACGTGGCTGGCCAAGCGCGCAGGGGTGCCGGTGGTGCCGGTGGCGCACAATGCCGGCGAGTTCTGGCGGCGCAACGCCTTCCTCAAGTATCCGGGCGAGATCGTTGTCAGCATCGGTCCGGTGATCGAGGTGAAGGGCGCCAAGGTGGAGCAGATCAACCGTCAGGCGGAGGAGTGGATCGAGGGCGAGATGCGTCGCCTGTTTCCCCACCACTACGCCGGCGGCGAAGGCGTGATCGTCGAGGACGAGCCCGCCGGGTCGTGA
- a CDS encoding phasin family protein: MTATPEQFASAAKANVETLLTLANSAFANAERLAALNLNTARSVLEDGVANTKALFAAKDVQEFVSLQTSLAQPLIEKAVAYNRSVYEIASQSQEEISKLFEAQVAELNKNIATALDKAAKSAPAGSDVAVAAVKSAIAAANSAYDSVSKAAKQVAEIAEANVAAATNATVKAVTTTSKAASKKVA; the protein is encoded by the coding sequence ATGACTGCTACCCCTGAGCAATTCGCCTCCGCCGCAAAAGCCAATGTCGAGACCCTCTTGACCCTGGCCAACTCCGCTTTCGCCAACGCCGAGCGTCTGGCCGCGCTGAACCTGAACACCGCCCGCTCGGTGCTGGAAGACGGCGTCGCCAACACCAAGGCCCTGTTCGCCGCCAAGGACGTCCAGGAATTCGTCAGCCTGCAGACCTCGTTGGCCCAGCCGCTGATCGAGAAGGCCGTTGCGTACAACCGCAGCGTCTACGAGATCGCCTCCCAGAGCCAGGAAGAAATCTCCAAGCTCTTCGAAGCCCAGGTTGCCGAGCTGAACAAGAACATCGCCACCGCCCTCGACAAGGCTGCCAAGTCCGCCCCGGCCGGCTCCGACGTCGCCGTCGCCGCTGTCAAGTCGGCCATCGCCGCCGCCAACAGCGCCTACGACAGCGTCAGCAAGGCCGCCAAGCAGGTTGCCGAGATCGCCGAAGCCAACGTGGCTGCCGCGACCAACGCCACCGTCAAGGCTGTCACCACCACCAGCAAGGCTGCTTCCAAGAAGGTTGCCTAA
- a CDS encoding enoyl-CoA hydratase, which produces MTFELILTETRGRVGLITLNRPKALNALNDNLVDEIGRALDAYEADENIGAIVITGSEKAFAAGADIGAMASFSYMDAYKGDYITRNWERVKTCRKPVIAAVAGFALGGGCELAMMCDIIIAADTARFGQPEVKLGILPGAGGTQRLPRAVGKAKAMDMCLTARFMDAAEAERAGLVSRVVPADKLLDETLAAAETIAGFSLPVVMMIKESVNRAFESSLNEGLLFERRVFHSAFALNDQKEGMAAFVEKRKPDFRHD; this is translated from the coding sequence ATGACTTTCGAACTCATCCTTACCGAGACGCGCGGTCGCGTCGGCCTCATCACCCTGAACCGGCCGAAAGCGCTCAACGCCCTCAACGACAATCTGGTCGACGAAATCGGCCGGGCCCTCGACGCCTACGAGGCCGACGAGAACATCGGCGCCATCGTCATCACCGGCTCCGAAAAGGCTTTCGCCGCCGGCGCCGATATCGGCGCCATGGCCAGTTTCTCGTACATGGACGCCTACAAGGGCGACTACATCACCCGCAACTGGGAACGCGTCAAGACCTGCCGCAAGCCGGTCATCGCCGCGGTGGCGGGCTTCGCCCTCGGCGGTGGCTGCGAACTGGCAATGATGTGCGACATCATCATCGCCGCCGATACCGCCAGGTTCGGCCAGCCCGAAGTCAAGCTCGGCATCCTGCCGGGCGCCGGCGGCACCCAGCGCCTGCCGCGCGCGGTCGGCAAGGCCAAGGCGATGGACATGTGCCTCACCGCCCGCTTCATGGACGCCGCCGAGGCGGAAAGGGCTGGCCTGGTGTCGCGCGTCGTGCCAGCCGACAAGCTGCTGGACGAAACCCTGGCCGCTGCCGAAACCATTGCCGGCTTCTCGCTGCCGGTGGTGATGATGATCAAGGAGTCGGTGAACCGCGCCTTCGAAAGCAGTCTCAACGAAGGCCTGCTGTTCGAACGCCGCGTCTTCCATTCGGCCTTCGCGCTCAACGACCAGAAGGAAGGCATGGCCGCCTTCGTCGAGAAGCGCAAGCCCGATTTCCGTCACGACTGA
- the lptA gene encoding lipopolysaccharide transport periplasmic protein LptA yields the protein MKTHPSRPQLFAVLLALCVVSPLALAERADRDQPVNIEANKVTVDDRNKVHIFEGDVVLTQGTLVIKGDKLVVTQDASGFQNGVATAAGQRLATFRQKREGSNEYVNGEAERIEYNSRTEKAKLFVRAKVTSGGDEVRGHFIEYDSMSENYLVTNAPGAAPTAASGDGRVRAVIQPKSDNKAGAATDGKP from the coding sequence ATGAAGACCCATCCGTCCCGCCCCCAGTTGTTCGCCGTCTTGCTCGCGCTCTGTGTCGTCAGCCCGCTCGCCCTGGCCGAACGCGCCGATCGCGACCAGCCGGTCAACATCGAGGCCAACAAGGTCACCGTGGATGATCGCAACAAGGTGCACATCTTCGAGGGCGACGTCGTCCTCACCCAGGGCACGCTCGTGATCAAGGGCGACAAACTCGTCGTCACCCAGGACGCCAGTGGTTTCCAGAACGGGGTTGCCACTGCCGCCGGCCAGCGCCTGGCCACCTTCCGCCAGAAGCGCGAAGGCAGCAACGAATACGTGAACGGCGAAGCCGAGCGTATCGAGTACAACAGCCGCACCGAGAAAGCCAAGCTCTTCGTCCGCGCCAAGGTCACCAGCGGCGGCGACGAAGTCCGGGGCCACTTCATCGAGTACGACTCGATGAGCGAGAACTACCTCGTCACCAACGCACCCGGCGCCGCCCCCACCGCAGCCAGCGGTGATGGCCGCGTGCGTGCGGTGATCCAGCCCAAAAGTGACAACAAAGCGGGCGCCGCAACCGACGGCAAGCCCTGA
- the lptC gene encoding LPS export ABC transporter periplasmic protein LptC: protein MQTAYRLYPVIALALLAGASVWLERVSRDEAPSTVARQQTGPDFVAEQARIVGFGADGSQRYELDSERIAHFPQGDITRVALPRLVLTSEGRATRITAAQGEVSPGGERVDLSGSVRVRRGGDGNGSDLSLDTETLSLWPDDHRAESQSPVSLVQGRNTAQALGLRANNLFGTLELIGQARVHLPRRQGNPS, encoded by the coding sequence ATGCAGACCGCCTATCGACTCTACCCGGTAATCGCACTCGCCCTCCTTGCCGGCGCCTCGGTCTGGCTGGAACGCGTTTCCCGCGACGAAGCGCCAAGCACCGTCGCGCGCCAGCAGACCGGTCCGGATTTCGTCGCCGAGCAGGCCCGCATCGTCGGCTTCGGTGCCGACGGCAGCCAGCGCTACGAACTCGACAGCGAGCGCATCGCCCATTTCCCGCAGGGCGACATCACCCGCGTCGCCCTGCCGCGGCTGGTGCTGACATCCGAGGGACGCGCCACCCGCATCACCGCCGCCCAAGGCGAAGTCTCGCCCGGCGGTGAGCGCGTGGATCTTTCCGGCAGCGTCAGGGTACGCCGCGGAGGAGACGGCAACGGCTCGGATCTGAGCCTCGATACCGAAACCCTCAGCCTGTGGCCCGACGACCACCGCGCCGAAAGCCAGTCACCGGTATCGCTCGTCCAGGGTCGCAACACCGCACAGGCGCTCGGCCTGCGCGCCAACAACCTGTTCGGCACCCTGGAGCTCATCGGTCAAGCCCGGGTCCACCTGCCCCGCCGCCAAGGGAATCCTTCATGA
- a CDS encoding HAD family hydrolase: MTMRETAARIRLMGFDVDGVLTDGNLYFTPQGEEIKVFSSLDGHGLKMLQQAGIEVVIISGRSSKALALRAANLGISELHMGVEDKRACLDALLARRGLARGDAGYMGDDVVDLPILRACGFSATPADGHPFVREHVGYVASLGGGRGAAREVCDFLLASRGVLDAMHARYLD, encoded by the coding sequence ATGACGATGCGTGAAACCGCCGCCCGCATACGCCTGATGGGTTTCGATGTCGATGGCGTCCTGACCGACGGCAATCTCTACTTCACCCCACAAGGGGAAGAGATCAAGGTCTTCTCCAGCCTCGACGGCCACGGTCTCAAGATGCTGCAGCAGGCCGGCATCGAGGTCGTCATCATCAGCGGCCGCAGTTCCAAGGCGCTCGCACTCCGCGCCGCCAACCTCGGCATCTCCGAGCTGCACATGGGCGTCGAGGACAAACGCGCCTGCCTCGACGCGCTCCTCGCCCGTCGCGGCCTGGCCCGTGGCGACGCCGGCTACATGGGCGACGACGTGGTCGACCTGCCCATCCTGCGCGCCTGCGGCTTCTCTGCCACGCCAGCCGACGGTCATCCCTTCGTGCGCGAGCATGTCGGCTACGTCGCCAGCCTGGGAGGCGGTCGCGGTGCGGCGCGCGAGGTCTGCGACTTCCTGCTGGCAAGCCGCGGCGTACTCGATGCCATGCATGCACGCTACCTCGACTGA
- a CDS encoding SIS domain-containing protein codes for MDPIAPDAPSLPRVADLARRVLRIEAAAVLALAERIGTDFERAVQLILDRRGRVIVTGIGKSGHIARKFAATLASTGTPAYFVHAAEAAHGDLGMITPEDVVIALSNSGASEELLMIVPLVKRQGARLIALTGRPDSPLAREADVHLDAAVSEEACPLNLAPTASTTAALALSDALAVALLDARGFGADDFARSHPGGSLGRRLLTHVSDVMRPAGAVPVVAGDAALGEALLAMTRGGMGMTMVADAADRPLGIFTDGDLRRTLEKGIDVRCARIAEVMTANPRHIGPDALAVEAAEMMERLRISQLLVLDGDGRLAGALTTHDLMLAKVI; via the coding sequence ATGGACCCAATCGCGCCCGACGCTCCGTCACTGCCCCGTGTCGCCGACCTGGCCCGACGCGTACTCCGCATCGAAGCCGCTGCAGTGCTGGCGCTCGCCGAGCGCATCGGCACCGACTTCGAGCGCGCCGTCCAGCTCATTCTCGATAGGCGCGGCCGGGTGATCGTCACCGGCATCGGCAAATCTGGCCACATCGCCCGCAAATTCGCCGCCACGCTTGCCAGCACCGGCACCCCCGCCTACTTCGTCCACGCCGCCGAGGCTGCCCACGGCGACCTCGGCATGATCACGCCCGAAGACGTGGTGATCGCGCTGTCGAATTCCGGCGCCAGCGAAGAGCTGCTGATGATCGTGCCGCTGGTCAAGCGCCAGGGCGCCCGCCTGATCGCGCTCACCGGCCGGCCGGATTCGCCGCTGGCGCGCGAGGCCGATGTCCACCTGGACGCCGCCGTCAGCGAAGAAGCCTGTCCGCTCAACCTAGCCCCCACTGCCAGCACCACCGCCGCGCTGGCGCTCAGCGACGCGCTTGCGGTAGCCCTGCTCGATGCGCGCGGCTTCGGCGCCGACGACTTCGCCCGCTCCCACCCTGGCGGATCGCTCGGCCGCCGCCTGCTGACCCACGTCAGCGACGTCATGCGCCCGGCCGGAGCGGTGCCTGTGGTCGCCGGCGATGCCGCGCTCGGCGAAGCCCTGCTCGCCATGACGCGCGGCGGCATGGGCATGACGATGGTGGCTGATGCGGCCGACAGACCGCTCGGCATCTTCACCGACGGCGATCTTCGCCGTACGCTCGAGAAGGGCATCGACGTGCGCTGTGCTCGCATTGCCGAGGTCATGACGGCGAACCCGCGCCACATCGGCCCCGATGCGCTCGCCGTCGAAGCGGCCGAAATGATGGAACGCCTGCGCATCAGCCAGTTGCTGGTGCTCGATGGCGACGGCAGACTCGCCGGCGCGCTCACCACCCACGACCTCATGCTCGCCAAGGTGATCTGA
- a CDS encoding monovalent cation:proton antiporter family protein: MLNTLDLVLLLLAAAVVLVAVLRSVNLPPVLGYLLVGAMVGPHALKLVPESEGARHLAEFGVVFLMFSIGLEFSLPRLYAMKRIVFGLGSAQVLGSIALTLLIGRTTGLGWVASFALGGTLAMSSTAILSKLLADRLELDSRHGREIIGVLLFQDIAVVPLLILLPALSRPAEELAVTLGLAALKAAVLLALVLVFGPRLMRWWFTVVARRRSGELFMLNVLLITLGLAWLSELVGLSLALGAFLAGMLISETEYRYQVEEDIKPFRDVLLGLFFVTVGMFLDVKTIVWNLPAVIGMVLALLVCKFAIVFAASRAFGSPPGTAMRSGLWLCAGGEFGFVLLSEIVGLKLMPAGLIQVTVAALVLSMLLAPLIVQVSDKLVMRFVASEWLLRSMELTRVAAQSLNTDKHIIVCGYGRSGQYMARFLEQENVSYVALDLDPERVREAGAAGDTVVYGDAARRETLMAAGIMRASALVISFAEVEAALRVMHHAHALRPGLPIVVRAADEADMEKLSLGGAAEVVPEAFEGSIMLASHALALIGVPLSRVVKRIRDIRNQRYALMRGFFHGATDVGEAMDSSQARLHSVTVPSAAASIGHTIGELGLDEFGVGVSAVRRHGIRGLSPGPETRIHEGDVVVLLGLPQGLELAEQRLLKGG, from the coding sequence ATGCTGAACACCCTCGATCTCGTCCTGCTCCTGCTGGCCGCCGCCGTCGTGCTGGTGGCCGTGCTGCGCAGCGTCAACCTGCCGCCGGTGCTGGGATATCTGCTGGTCGGGGCGATGGTCGGACCGCATGCCCTCAAGCTGGTGCCGGAATCCGAGGGCGCGCGTCACCTTGCCGAGTTCGGCGTGGTGTTCCTGATGTTCTCGATCGGTCTGGAATTCTCGCTGCCGCGCCTGTATGCGATGAAGCGCATCGTTTTTGGCCTTGGTTCCGCCCAGGTGCTCGGCAGTATCGCGTTGACGCTGCTGATCGGACGTACGACAGGACTCGGCTGGGTGGCCAGTTTCGCGCTCGGCGGCACGCTGGCCATGTCCTCGACCGCGATCCTGTCCAAGTTGCTCGCCGACCGTCTGGAGCTCGACAGCCGTCACGGGCGCGAGATCATCGGCGTGCTGTTGTTCCAGGACATCGCGGTAGTGCCGCTGCTGATCCTGCTGCCCGCCTTGTCGCGCCCGGCCGAGGAACTGGCGGTGACGCTCGGCCTGGCCGCGCTCAAGGCAGCGGTGTTGCTGGCGCTGGTGCTGGTGTTCGGGCCGCGTCTCATGCGCTGGTGGTTCACCGTGGTGGCTCGGCGGCGCTCCGGCGAGCTCTTCATGCTCAATGTACTGTTGATCACGCTGGGGCTGGCCTGGCTGTCGGAACTGGTCGGGCTGTCGCTCGCACTCGGTGCCTTTCTCGCCGGCATGCTGATCTCCGAGACCGAGTACCGCTACCAGGTGGAAGAGGACATCAAGCCCTTCCGCGACGTCCTGCTCGGGCTCTTTTTCGTTACCGTAGGCATGTTCCTCGATGTCAAGACCATCGTCTGGAACCTGCCGGCGGTGATAGGCATGGTGCTGGCGCTACTGGTGTGCAAATTCGCGATCGTGTTCGCGGCTTCGCGTGCCTTCGGTTCGCCACCGGGGACCGCGATGCGCTCGGGCCTGTGGCTGTGCGCCGGCGGCGAATTCGGCTTCGTGCTGCTGTCGGAGATCGTCGGTCTGAAGTTGATGCCGGCAGGACTGATCCAGGTGACGGTCGCCGCCCTGGTCCTGTCCATGCTGCTGGCGCCGCTGATCGTGCAGGTGAGCGACAAGCTGGTGATGCGCTTCGTTGCGTCCGAGTGGTTGCTGCGGTCGATGGAGCTGACGCGGGTGGCGGCGCAGTCGCTCAATACCGACAAGCACATCATCGTTTGCGGCTACGGCCGCAGCGGCCAGTACATGGCGCGTTTTCTCGAGCAGGAAAACGTCAGCTACGTCGCGCTGGACCTCGATCCGGAACGGGTGCGCGAGGCGGGCGCTGCCGGCGATACGGTGGTCTACGGCGACGCCGCCCGCCGCGAGACGCTGATGGCCGCCGGCATCATGCGGGCGAGTGCGCTGGTGATTTCGTTCGCCGAGGTCGAGGCGGCGCTACGCGTGATGCACCATGCCCATGCCTTGCGACCTGGCTTGCCTATCGTGGTGCGGGCGGCCGACGAAGCCGACATGGAGAAGCTGTCGCTTGGCGGCGCGGCAGAGGTGGTGCCTGAGGCCTTCGAAGGCAGCATCATGCTGGCTTCCCATGCGCTGGCCTTGATCGGTGTTCCGCTCAGTCGGGTGGTCAAGCGCATCCGCGATATCCGCAATCAGCGCTATGCCCTGATGCGTGGCTTCTTCCATGGCGCGACGGACGTCGGCGAGGCCATGGACAGCAGCCAGGCGCGGCTGCATTCGGTGACGGTGCCGTCGGCCGCAGCTTCGATTGGCCACACCATAGGCGAGCTTGGGCTCGACGAGTTCGGCGTCGGCGTGTCGGCGGTACGTCGGCACGGCATCCGCGGGCTGTCGCCGGGCCCGGAGACGCGCATCCACGAAGGCGATGTCGTCGTGCTGCTCGGCCTGCCGCAGGGGCTGGAGCTGGCCGAACAACGCTTGCTCAAGGGCGGGTGA
- a CDS encoding type II secretion system protein produces MRTSQTGFTLVEIAIVLVIIGLMLGGVLKGQELINSAKVKNLTQDFRSIPLLLHSYQDKFRSAPGDDANARRHLCQAAATECTTNGNGDGQIGGNWNDSTNSEAFLFWQHVRMAGLAAGSTDAADAGYLPRNAEGGRLGVQSIGAAAPLGVPGTHTICSAAIPGRFVRQIDLALDDGEPATGSLRAGIQGSTGLSALGAATPLDETLSYVLCLGF; encoded by the coding sequence ATGCGAACATCCCAAACCGGTTTCACCCTGGTCGAGATCGCCATCGTCCTCGTCATCATCGGCCTGATGCTGGGCGGCGTCCTCAAGGGCCAGGAGCTGATCAACAGCGCCAAGGTCAAGAATCTCACCCAGGACTTCCGCAGCATCCCGCTGCTGTTGCACAGTTACCAGGACAAATTCCGCTCCGCCCCTGGTGACGACGCAAATGCAAGGCGCCATCTGTGCCAGGCTGCCGCTACCGAATGCACCACGAACGGAAACGGCGACGGCCAGATCGGTGGCAACTGGAACGACAGCACCAATTCGGAGGCCTTCCTGTTCTGGCAGCACGTCCGCATGGCCGGACTCGCGGCCGGCTCCACCGATGCGGCCGACGCGGGCTACCTGCCACGCAACGCGGAAGGTGGACGGCTTGGAGTGCAAAGCATCGGCGCAGCCGCACCGCTCGGCGTGCCCGGCACGCACACGATATGCTCGGCAGCCATTCCCGGGCGCTTCGTCCGCCAGATTGACCTCGCACTCGACGATGGCGAACCGGCGACCGGCAGTCTGCGCGCCGGCATCCAGGGCAGCACCGGCCTGAGCGCACTCGGAGCGGCAACACCGCTCGACGAAACGCTCAGCTACGTGCTCTGCCTCGGCTTCTGA